DNA sequence from the Cystobacter ferrugineus genome:
GGCGGTGCTCATCACCAACACGTCGGTGGCCCTGTGGCAGTCCGTCCACAAGACGCTGCCCCTGTTGTTCATGGCCTCGTCGGTGGCGGGCGCGGGCAGCCTGCTCCAACTGCTGCCCCACGAGCCCGGGGAGGAGCGCATCCTCCACCTGTTCAGCATGGGGGGAAAGGTGGCCGCGCTCGCCGCGGGGCTGGCCACCCACCGAGACGTCTCGCGCGTGGAGGCCGTGGGCAGGCCGCTGCGCCAGGGATGGATGGGGGCGATGTGGGTGGCGGCCCAGGTGTGCACCGCGGCCTCACTCGCGCTGGACGTGTGGCCAGAGCGGCGACGTCCGGCGACGAAGGTGGCCGCGGCGGTGCTGGGCACGGCGGGGGCGCTGCTCACGCGCTTCGCCGTGTTCTACGCGGGCAAGAAGTCGGCGAGAGATCCGCAGGCCACCTTCCAGGGCCAGCGCCAGGGCCTGGGCGCCGCGGAGGTGACGGGACACACCCACGCCTCGGACGGCAAGCCGCTGAAGTTCCCCCTGCCCGTGCTGCGCGACGCCCCCGCCCTGAAATGATCCGGATGTGGGGCCGCGAACAACGGCCTGCCCCGCGGGACGAGCACTGTCCATCAACCCACACATGCCGGGCTCACCAGTGAACCCCGGCGGCCCGGGGGGCCGTGCCTCTGGCGCCGGAGCGTGGGAAGATGATCCCAACAGCTCAGCGCGCTGATGCCCATTCAGGGGGGAATGTACCGGGGGGGTACGTTCCGCCGGCCCCTTCACGTCCGCCCCGACGGCCGACCGGTCATGTCCAGCCAAGGCGCTCCAGACAGCGATGTTTCCCTCGCCCCGCCTACCAAGGGCGAGCAGGGCTCCGGGGTGGATCCGCTCCTGGGCACGTGCCTGGGCAGCTTCCGGCTCACCCGCAAGCTGGATCAGGGAGGCATGGGCACCGTGTACCTGGGCGAGCACGTGGACATTGGCAGCCGCGTGGCCATCAAGGTGCTCCACCCCCGGTTGAGCGCCTCCACCCAGGTGATGCGCCGCTTCCGCATGGAGGCGCGCGCGGTGAACCTCATCGGCCACGAGAACATCGTCAGCATCATCGACATCAACCCGGCGCCGCCCCGGCCCTACCTCGTCATGGAGTACCTGGAGGGTGAGCCCCTGTCGGCACTGCTCGCCCGCGGCCCGGTGCCACCCGAGGTCGCCGTGGCCCTGCTCACCCAGGTGTGCGACGCGCTGGAGGCCACGCACGCCCAGGGCATCGTCCACCGGGATCTCAAGCCGGAGAACCTCTTCCTCGTGCAGCGAGGCCAGGGCCCCGCCTTCGTCAAGGTGCTCGACTTCGGCATCGCCAAACTGCTGGACACCGAGGAGCGCAACACCGACACCGCCGAGGGCGCCATCGTCGGCTCGGCGGACTACATGGCGCCGGAGCAGTCGCGCGGCGAGCCGCTGGATGGCCGCGCCGACCTCTACTCCCTGGGCGTCATCGCCTACCAGTTGCTCACCGGGCGGCGGCCCTTCGTGGAGAAGTCGCTCACCGCGCTGCTGCTCGCGCACCAGACCAAGCCCCCCATTCCTCCGCACGTGCTGCGCCCCGGGGTGCCCTCGGCGCTCTCGAGCGTCATCCTCCGGGCGCTCGCCAAGACTCCCGAGGATCGCTACCAGAGCGCGTCCACACTGCGCGGCGCGCTCCAGGTGGCGGTGGAGCAGGGCCATGCGCGGCCCACCACCCAGGCCACGCCCACGACCCTGTCCAACTTCGTGCTCAACCCCACGCTGGAGCTGCCCGTGCGGGTGACGACGCCGGGCCCCGGCTCCACGAGCGAGATGCTGCGCTGCACGGAACTCACGCGCGCGGGCATGTTCCTGTGCACCCAGCGCCTGCCGCCCCTCTTGTCGCGGCTGACGGTGTCCCTGGCGCACCCCGAGGGCGAGCTGAGCTGCGAGTGCGAGGTGGTGCGGCACGTGCGGCCCGACGAGGCGAGCGCCTGGGGCATGGAGCCGGGCTTCGGCGTGCAGCTCGTGGAGCCCTCCATCTCCTTCAAGGCCGCGGTGGCGCACCTGCTGCTCGGCCAGCCGCTGGACACGCTGCGGCCCCCCATCGATCCGGCCGCGGAGGCCGAGGTGGAGCAGGTGCTCGCCCCGTACTACGCGCGCGGCACCGAGGATCTCTACGCCGTGCTCGCGCTGGCGACGGACAAGAGCTGCGAGGAGCTGCGGCTGCGCGCGCGCCGTGCCGGACAGGCCCTGGAGCGGCTGTGCGAGCGGCCCATCTCCCCGGCGCTGCGCGCCCGCGTCCACACGGTGCTCGAGCGCGTGCGCAAGGCGGGCAATACGCTCGGCCAGCCGCGGCGCCGCGCCCTCTACGACGCCGAGCGCGGCAACTTCACCGGCGTGGTGCGATGCCTCGCCGAGGGGCTCACGGTGAGCCAGTTGGAGGAGCTGCGCCACGACTTCCTCGCCCGGCATCCGCACAGTCAGGCCTCGTTGAATGCCCACCTGACCCGGGCCCGGACCCACCACCAGGCCGGCAGGCTCGCGCTCGCGCGGGAGGACTACGAGCACGCCCTGCTGTTGGATCCCCTCTGTCTGGACTTGCACCGGCAGCACCACGCCGTCTGCCGCGCGATGGAGCAAAAGGCCCCCGTTCCCCCGAGGAACAAGGCCTCCGGCGAGTAGGGCCCACTCCCCACCCGGAGGGCGGCCGTGCTAACTCCCGGGGCCTTCCTCCGGAGGCCCCCTCATGCCGCCCCCGTTTCCTTCCCTCGACATCCCCGCCCCGGTGCGGCGTGTGGCCAGACATGCCGTGGCCGCGGGCCTCACCCCGCTCGTCCCCGTGCCCTTCGTGGATGACCATGTGCTGCGCCGCGTGCGCGAGGACATGGTGCGCTCGCTGCTCGCCGAGCGCGGCCTCTCCGCGCCTGCGCGCACCGTCCGGGTGCTCGCCGGCCTCCACCCGCGCGAGGGCAGCCGCCTGCAACAATTCGCGGGCAAGGCGGCGCTCCTGTCGGTGCGGCTCGTCTGGCGCAAGAGCTACCGGCGCCTCATCACCGCCCTGTGGCTCAAGGACTGCGTGGACATGGCCTCGCTCTGCCTGCACCACGGCTATCTCTTGCACTACGCGCTCGAGCGGGGAGACCTGCCCGCGCACGCCCTCTCCACCCAGGACGCCGCGCGACGCGTGCAGACCGCCATCCACGCCGCCTGCGCCGAATTGGACGCGCGCCCCCTCAACCAGGCCCTGCGCCGGTTGTGGTCCGGCAGCCACCTGGTGAGCGAGGCCCTTTCCGAGGCCCTCGCCCACTTCCAGGGCGCCCCTTTGCGCCCCCACCTCGACGACTCCGGTGAGGAGACTTCACTGGCCGAGCGGCTCGCCGCCGTGCTGTGGGAAAAGCGTGGCTACTTCCTGACTCTGGAATCGCTTTACACGAAACACCTGAACTCCCCGTGAGGGTTTCCGACGGCCGATAAACTTGCGCTCCACCCGGTCCGTCGAAAATCATTCACTTCGCGCCGGTCATCCACATCACGCGAGTCGTCCATCCAGCCCCCCGGCGGCAGTGCCCCTTGTTGCTCTGGCGAGGTAGCTCATGGCCAACCTGATTGATGCCGTGCGGTTGGGAGACACGGGCGTGGTCCGGGCGCTGTTCGAGAGGGATCCCCAATCCCTGCACCGGGGAGACGCCCAGGGGATGACGCCACTGATGTGGGCCGCCTGGCATGGCGCGGTGGAGCTGGTGCGGTGGCTGCTCGCGCACGGCGCGCAGGCGGCGGTGAGGGACATCCGGGGCGCCACGGCGCTGGTGCTCGCGGCCGAGCGGGGCCACCTGGAGACGGTGCGCGAGCTGGTGGCACGGGCGGACCAGGACGAGCGCGGCGAGGCGCTGCGGCAGGCGGTGGGCGCCGGGAGGCACGAGGTGACGGCCTGGCTGCTGGACGAGGCGGGAGCGCCGCTGGAGTACGGTGGGGCGGAGGGCAAGACGCCCCTGACGTGCGCCGTGCTCGGAGGCCACTCGGCCCTGGCGGACGAGTTGCTGCGGCGGGGAGCGAACGTGGCGGCGCCCAGCTCCCACTTCCTCGCCTTGGAAAACCTCCAGGACTCCGGCTGGCAACCCCTGCACTACGCCGCGGATCGCCGGCACGCGCTGCTCGTGCAACAACTGCTCGACGCGGGCGCCACGGTGGACGCCGCGACGGTCCTGGGCACCACCCCGCTGATGCTGGCCGTGCTTCGCGGGGACGAGGACACCGTGCGGCTGCTCCTGCGCGCGGGCGCGGAGCCGCTGCGCGAGAACCTGGGCCGCGCCAGTGCGCTGTCGCTGTCGCGACAGCAGGGCAAACCCCACATCACCCGGCTGCTCGAGCGCCGGGCCGAGGAAGCCCCCCTCACGCGCGTCCAGCACCGCGTGAACGGCCTGGGCGAGCGCGCCTCCTAGAAGAGGCCCGCGCCCCGCGTCAGTGCAGCAGACCGCCGCCGGAGCCACTCCCGGGGCCGTCCTCGTCGTCCGGTGCCTCGCGCACGCGCGCCATGGCCGTCTTGAAGCGCTCCAGGGAGCGGCGCAGCCGCGAGTCCATCTGCACCGAGGGACTGTCCGAGCGCGCCAGGCACAGCGTCACCATCCGGCCCGACAGGGGCGGCTCGCCCGGCTCCAGCACCGCGTCCCAGGAGCCGCCGAACACCAGCCAGTCCAGCCGCCACAGCGCGTCGAGCCGCTGGCCGAAGTACTCCTCCATCTCCACGCGCAGCGGCTCGGGCAGCCCCGTCACGTCACAGAACTCCGCGCAGTCGCGCAGGAAGCCATTCACCGCCGAGCCCTCCTCCGCCTGCTCGGGCTCCTCGTGCGAGAAGTTGCACGCCAGCGCCCCGTCCAGCAGCCGGGCGAGCTCCTCCCCACAGGTCACCAGGCTCAATCGGGCGCCCTGCTCCGGCGCTCCCTCGTCCTGACGCAGGAACGTCTCCCCCGCGAGCGTGTCGAGTCTCATCCTGGCCACGTACCCCTCCAAAACCCCGAACCCCCTACCCTACCGGGGCCCCGCCCTCGCGGTCACTTTTTCCAGCACCCACCCCGGCCCTCCGCGTCTTCAGCGTCGACCTCGCCCAGCATACAGGACCCCCCTGACATGACCCGGCTCCCCCCCGGAGGGGCCCCTGTACCCTGGTACATGTACTGAGGGAGGACACCCCCACCGTCCTGATTCAGGACAGTCACGTGGAAGACACCAACCCCTGGTTTTCCTTATGGCTCCCACGAGTCAGTGACGTGGGAACGACAACGGGGCCGGTGAGGGAAGTGGAGCATCCATGCTCCACATCACGGGGGTAACGCGACGCGTCGTCCTGGCAT
Encoded proteins:
- a CDS encoding serine/threonine-protein kinase; the encoded protein is MSSQGAPDSDVSLAPPTKGEQGSGVDPLLGTCLGSFRLTRKLDQGGMGTVYLGEHVDIGSRVAIKVLHPRLSASTQVMRRFRMEARAVNLIGHENIVSIIDINPAPPRPYLVMEYLEGEPLSALLARGPVPPEVAVALLTQVCDALEATHAQGIVHRDLKPENLFLVQRGQGPAFVKVLDFGIAKLLDTEERNTDTAEGAIVGSADYMAPEQSRGEPLDGRADLYSLGVIAYQLLTGRRPFVEKSLTALLLAHQTKPPIPPHVLRPGVPSALSSVILRALAKTPEDRYQSASTLRGALQVAVEQGHARPTTQATPTTLSNFVLNPTLELPVRVTTPGPGSTSEMLRCTELTRAGMFLCTQRLPPLLSRLTVSLAHPEGELSCECEVVRHVRPDEASAWGMEPGFGVQLVEPSISFKAAVAHLLLGQPLDTLRPPIDPAAEAEVEQVLAPYYARGTEDLYAVLALATDKSCEELRLRARRAGQALERLCERPISPALRARVHTVLERVRKAGNTLGQPRRRALYDAERGNFTGVVRCLAEGLTVSQLEELRHDFLARHPHSQASLNAHLTRARTHHQAGRLALAREDYEHALLLDPLCLDLHRQHHAVCRAMEQKAPVPPRNKASGE
- a CDS encoding ankyrin repeat domain-containing protein; amino-acid sequence: MANLIDAVRLGDTGVVRALFERDPQSLHRGDAQGMTPLMWAAWHGAVELVRWLLAHGAQAAVRDIRGATALVLAAERGHLETVRELVARADQDERGEALRQAVGAGRHEVTAWLLDEAGAPLEYGGAEGKTPLTCAVLGGHSALADELLRRGANVAAPSSHFLALENLQDSGWQPLHYAADRRHALLVQQLLDAGATVDAATVLGTTPLMLAVLRGDEDTVRLLLRAGAEPLRENLGRASALSLSRQQGKPHITRLLERRAEEAPLTRVQHRVNGLGERAS